One Solanum lycopersicum chromosome 4, SLM_r2.1 DNA window includes the following coding sequences:
- the LOC101262810 gene encoding F-box/kelch-repeat protein At5g42350 isoform X1 — protein MVSVPFLFFSIWDNKMTSERFTGEESLQQDLESLSVSKRLVRSVSQKLKKKNLRSGGEEEDDSKGISLRCLTLYGRGGGCKVGADTGDDLGDSCGRRRSNASEEGKGYNPICGNEETSVDCFSYGMREKFWRKSNRKSQELEAALQNKSMNVFLPDDILEMCLLRLPFISLVNARMVCKKWRNLTLTPRFWRMRQEGSFQRPWLFLFGVVKDGCCSAEIHAFDVSFNQWHKMNSEVLKGRFLFSVAGIHDDVYVVGGCSSIANFGKVDKSSFKTHKSVLAFSPLMRTWRKAAPMKHARSSPILGTYEISSDCLIIRNQQTRGDRRFYRPRVGGVSDVYEDPHRLSVRRQFRHSLDENEVTFLPNVKPYKFVKQKSEHSNKDQRRFLLIAVGGLGCWDEPLDSGEIYDSMSNKWTEIQRLPVDFGIACSGVVCNGLFYVYSESDKLAAYDVEKGYWVRIQTSPFPPRVHEYHPKLICCNSRLFMLSVSWCEGEGQIGRRNKAVRKLWELDLMPLTWREVSIHPDAPMDWNAAFIADKNSIFGVEMFKIFGQVLDFLTVGDVTDAGINWSHISRNRLAQELDAASCLTKSMAVVHL, from the exons ATGGTTTCtgtcccttttctttttttctccatttgg GATAATAAGATGACATCAGAAAGATTTACAGGAGAAGAATCTCTTCAACAAGATTTGGAGTCTTTAAGCGTGTCTAAAAGGTTAGTCAGAAGTGTGAGCCAaaagttgaaaaagaagaaCCTTAGAAGTGGAGGAGAAGAAGAGGATGACAGCAAGGGCATTTCCTTGAGATGTCTAACGCTATATGGCAGAGGGGGTGGTTGCAAAGTGGGTGCTGACACTGGTGACGACCTAGGGGATTCATGCGGTAGAAGAAGATCAAATGCAAGTGAGGAAGGCAAAGGATATAATCCGATATGTGGAAATGAAGAAACGTCAGTAGATTGCTTCTCTTATGGGATGAGGGAAAAATTCTGGAGGAAGTCTAATAGGAAATCTCAAGAGCTTGAAGCAGCACTCCAGAACAAAAGCATGAATGTGTTTTTGCCAGATGATATCCTCGAAATGTGCTTATTGAGGCTTCCATTTATAAGTCTGGTGAATGCTAGGATGGTGTGCAAGAAATGGAGAAACTTGACACTGACACCTCGTTTCTGGCGAATGAGGCAGGAAGGTTCATTCCAGCGTCCATGGTTGTTTCTTTTTGGAGTTGTAAAAGATGGTTGTTGTTCCGCAGAAATACATGCATTTGATGTTTCCTTCAACCAATGGCACAAAATGAATTCTGAAGTTCTGAAAGGGAGGTTTTTATTCTCTGTTGCTGGTATCCATGATGATGTTTACGTCGTTGGAGGTTGTTCTAGCATTGCTAACTTTGGGAAGGTTGATAAGAGCTCATTCAAGACACATAAAAGCGTGCTCGCTTTTAGTCCCTTGATGAGAACGTGGCGTAAAGCTGCACCAATGAAGCATGCAAGATCATCCCCTATTTTAGGTACTTATGAGATCAGTTCAGATTGTTTAATTATTAGGAATCAACAAACTCGAGGAGACAGAAGATTTTACCGTCCAAGAGTTGGTGGTGTGTCTGATGTTTATGAAGATCCTCATAGACTTTCAGTGAGACGCCAATTTCGCCATTCGCTGGATGAGAACGAGGTTACATTTTTGCCCAATGTGAAACCATACAAGTTTGTCAAACAAAAAAGCGAACATTCAAATAAAGATCAAAGACGCTTTCTCTTGATTGCTGTAGGAGGTCTCGGTTGCTGGGATGAGCCTCTGGATTCTGGGGAAATTTATGATTCCATGTCAAATAAATGGACAGAGATCCAGAGGCTTCCTGTAGATTTTGGAATAGCTTGTTCAGGGGTTGTGTGCAATGGGTTGTTTTATGTTTATTCAGAAAGTGATAAGCTAGCAGCATATGACGTTGAGAAGGGCTATTGGGTTAGAATCCAAACTAGTCCATTCCCTCCCCGAGTTCATGAATACCATCCTAAACTTATTTGCTGCAATAGTCGGCTATTCATGCTCTCTGTCTCCTGGTGTGAAGGGGAAGGTCAGATTGGCAGGAGAAACAAAGCAGTAAGGAAACTGTGGGAGCTAGATCTTATGCCTCTAACTTGGAGAGAAGTTTCAATCCATCCAGATGCCCCAATGGATTGGAATGCTGCATTTATAGCTGATAAAAACTCTATATTTGGAGTCGAAATGTTCAAAATATTCGGGCAGGTGCTAGACTTCTTGACCGTTGGAGATGTAACTGATGCTGGAATAAACTGGAGCCATATCTCAAGGAACCGTCTCGCGCAAGAATTGGATGCTGCTTCTTGCTTGACAAAATCCATGGCAGTAGTGCATTTGTAA
- the LOC101262810 gene encoding F-box/kelch-repeat protein At5g42350 isoform X2 gives MTSERFTGEESLQQDLESLSVSKRLVRSVSQKLKKKNLRSGGEEEDDSKGISLRCLTLYGRGGGCKVGADTGDDLGDSCGRRRSNASEEGKGYNPICGNEETSVDCFSYGMREKFWRKSNRKSQELEAALQNKSMNVFLPDDILEMCLLRLPFISLVNARMVCKKWRNLTLTPRFWRMRQEGSFQRPWLFLFGVVKDGCCSAEIHAFDVSFNQWHKMNSEVLKGRFLFSVAGIHDDVYVVGGCSSIANFGKVDKSSFKTHKSVLAFSPLMRTWRKAAPMKHARSSPILGTYEISSDCLIIRNQQTRGDRRFYRPRVGGVSDVYEDPHRLSVRRQFRHSLDENEVTFLPNVKPYKFVKQKSEHSNKDQRRFLLIAVGGLGCWDEPLDSGEIYDSMSNKWTEIQRLPVDFGIACSGVVCNGLFYVYSESDKLAAYDVEKGYWVRIQTSPFPPRVHEYHPKLICCNSRLFMLSVSWCEGEGQIGRRNKAVRKLWELDLMPLTWREVSIHPDAPMDWNAAFIADKNSIFGVEMFKIFGQVLDFLTVGDVTDAGINWSHISRNRLAQELDAASCLTKSMAVVHL, from the coding sequence ATGACATCAGAAAGATTTACAGGAGAAGAATCTCTTCAACAAGATTTGGAGTCTTTAAGCGTGTCTAAAAGGTTAGTCAGAAGTGTGAGCCAaaagttgaaaaagaagaaCCTTAGAAGTGGAGGAGAAGAAGAGGATGACAGCAAGGGCATTTCCTTGAGATGTCTAACGCTATATGGCAGAGGGGGTGGTTGCAAAGTGGGTGCTGACACTGGTGACGACCTAGGGGATTCATGCGGTAGAAGAAGATCAAATGCAAGTGAGGAAGGCAAAGGATATAATCCGATATGTGGAAATGAAGAAACGTCAGTAGATTGCTTCTCTTATGGGATGAGGGAAAAATTCTGGAGGAAGTCTAATAGGAAATCTCAAGAGCTTGAAGCAGCACTCCAGAACAAAAGCATGAATGTGTTTTTGCCAGATGATATCCTCGAAATGTGCTTATTGAGGCTTCCATTTATAAGTCTGGTGAATGCTAGGATGGTGTGCAAGAAATGGAGAAACTTGACACTGACACCTCGTTTCTGGCGAATGAGGCAGGAAGGTTCATTCCAGCGTCCATGGTTGTTTCTTTTTGGAGTTGTAAAAGATGGTTGTTGTTCCGCAGAAATACATGCATTTGATGTTTCCTTCAACCAATGGCACAAAATGAATTCTGAAGTTCTGAAAGGGAGGTTTTTATTCTCTGTTGCTGGTATCCATGATGATGTTTACGTCGTTGGAGGTTGTTCTAGCATTGCTAACTTTGGGAAGGTTGATAAGAGCTCATTCAAGACACATAAAAGCGTGCTCGCTTTTAGTCCCTTGATGAGAACGTGGCGTAAAGCTGCACCAATGAAGCATGCAAGATCATCCCCTATTTTAGGTACTTATGAGATCAGTTCAGATTGTTTAATTATTAGGAATCAACAAACTCGAGGAGACAGAAGATTTTACCGTCCAAGAGTTGGTGGTGTGTCTGATGTTTATGAAGATCCTCATAGACTTTCAGTGAGACGCCAATTTCGCCATTCGCTGGATGAGAACGAGGTTACATTTTTGCCCAATGTGAAACCATACAAGTTTGTCAAACAAAAAAGCGAACATTCAAATAAAGATCAAAGACGCTTTCTCTTGATTGCTGTAGGAGGTCTCGGTTGCTGGGATGAGCCTCTGGATTCTGGGGAAATTTATGATTCCATGTCAAATAAATGGACAGAGATCCAGAGGCTTCCTGTAGATTTTGGAATAGCTTGTTCAGGGGTTGTGTGCAATGGGTTGTTTTATGTTTATTCAGAAAGTGATAAGCTAGCAGCATATGACGTTGAGAAGGGCTATTGGGTTAGAATCCAAACTAGTCCATTCCCTCCCCGAGTTCATGAATACCATCCTAAACTTATTTGCTGCAATAGTCGGCTATTCATGCTCTCTGTCTCCTGGTGTGAAGGGGAAGGTCAGATTGGCAGGAGAAACAAAGCAGTAAGGAAACTGTGGGAGCTAGATCTTATGCCTCTAACTTGGAGAGAAGTTTCAATCCATCCAGATGCCCCAATGGATTGGAATGCTGCATTTATAGCTGATAAAAACTCTATATTTGGAGTCGAAATGTTCAAAATATTCGGGCAGGTGCTAGACTTCTTGACCGTTGGAGATGTAACTGATGCTGGAATAAACTGGAGCCATATCTCAAGGAACCGTCTCGCGCAAGAATTGGATGCTGCTTCTTGCTTGACAAAATCCATGGCAGTAGTGCATTTGTAA
- the LOC101263112 gene encoding uncharacterized protein isoform X2 has product MTWTTVLIQILLHSFCDSGTGRSSQGDGEIGQMAIKLYTRSIVLIVVIAFLSVLPATLCIEDKCSACSAIAEELEHGLLKEKPRNHLDMRHRLDSKGQREGKLIDYRGSELRVVELLDDLCEKMQDYTLEKVDSSTNTWIKVSNWDLLKTNKQEARAHSKALSSFCGRLLEQTEDELAELIKKGSVQVGDVTKVLCEDLSNYCKGTSSNKAVDDEL; this is encoded by the exons ATGACGTGGACCACCGTTCTCATTCAAATACTTCTACATAGCTTCTGCGATTCCGGTACCGGCAGAAGCTCGCAGGGAGACGGAGAAATCGGGCAAATGGCGATTAAGCTGTATACGAGATCTATTGTTTTGATTGTTGTTATTGCTTTCTTATCGGTTTTGCCAGCTACGCTTTGCATCGAAGATAAATGTTCTGCTTGTTCCGCCATTGCT GAGGAGCTCGAGCATGGACTATTGAAA GAAAAGCCAAGAAACCATTTAGACATGAGACATCGCCTGGATTCTAAAGGTCAGCGTGAAGGGAAACTTATTGATTACAG AGGCAGCGAGTTACGAGTCGTTGAACTCTTAGATGACCTTTGTGAAAAGATGCAAGATTATACACTGGAGAAG GTGGATTCAAGCACCAACACTTGGATCAAAGTAAGCAATTGGGACCTTCTCAAGACTA ATAAGCAAGAAGCTCGAGCACATTCAAAAGCGTTGTCATCCTTTTGTGGAAG GTTACTCGAGCAAACTGAAGATGAG TTGGCAGAGTTGATAAAGAAAGGATCTGTCCAAGTTGGAGATGTGACCAAGGTATTATGTGAAGATCTCAGCAACTATTGCAAGGGGACAAG CTCCAATAAGGCAGTAGATGATGAACTTTGA
- the LOC101263112 gene encoding uncharacterized protein isoform X1, protein MTWTTVLIQILLHSFCDSGTGRSSQGDGEIGQMAIKLYTRSIVLIVVIAFLSVLPATLCIEDKCSACSAIAEELEHGLLKEKPRNHLDMRHRLDSKGQREGKLIDYRGSELRVVELLDDLCEKMQDYTLEKVDSSTNTWIKVSNWDLLKTNKQEARAHSKALSSFCGRLLEQTEDELAELIKKGSVQVGDVTKVLCEDLSNYCKGTSSSNKAVDDEL, encoded by the exons ATGACGTGGACCACCGTTCTCATTCAAATACTTCTACATAGCTTCTGCGATTCCGGTACCGGCAGAAGCTCGCAGGGAGACGGAGAAATCGGGCAAATGGCGATTAAGCTGTATACGAGATCTATTGTTTTGATTGTTGTTATTGCTTTCTTATCGGTTTTGCCAGCTACGCTTTGCATCGAAGATAAATGTTCTGCTTGTTCCGCCATTGCT GAGGAGCTCGAGCATGGACTATTGAAA GAAAAGCCAAGAAACCATTTAGACATGAGACATCGCCTGGATTCTAAAGGTCAGCGTGAAGGGAAACTTATTGATTACAG AGGCAGCGAGTTACGAGTCGTTGAACTCTTAGATGACCTTTGTGAAAAGATGCAAGATTATACACTGGAGAAG GTGGATTCAAGCACCAACACTTGGATCAAAGTAAGCAATTGGGACCTTCTCAAGACTA ATAAGCAAGAAGCTCGAGCACATTCAAAAGCGTTGTCATCCTTTTGTGGAAG GTTACTCGAGCAAACTGAAGATGAG TTGGCAGAGTTGATAAAGAAAGGATCTGTCCAAGTTGGAGATGTGACCAAGGTATTATGTGAAGATCTCAGCAACTATTGCAAGGGGACAAG CAGCTCCAATAAGGCAGTAGATGATGAACTTTGA
- the LOC101263409 gene encoding probable protein phosphatase 2C 27 isoform X1: MHMAAYTDFSPPFAIVEGSYSKENTSAVKDELLEESNEIKTTSDKPLRDPSVVQYSVNSTALVGDADLDFEITEKGFQHPSEGQSNFEPIFRSGSCAEKGPKQYMEDEHICIDDLIIHVNEIAGSTSPAAFYGVFDGHGGTDAALFVRNNILKFIMEDPCFPMCLEKALKNAFLKADYAFADDSSIDIYSGTTALTALMFGRNMIVANAGDCRAVLGKRGKAIELSKDHKPNSASERHRIEKLGGVIYDGYLNGQLSIARALGDWHMKGPKGSAYPLSAEPELQETLLTEDDEFLIMGCDGLWDVMSSQCAVTMARKELMLHNDPERCSRELVREALKRNTCDNLTVIVICFSPDPPPRIEIPPTRICRSISVEGLNLLKSVLESNS, encoded by the exons ATGCATATGGCTGCATATACAGATTTTTCACCACCATTTGCTATAGTAGAAGGGAGTTACAGTAAGGAGAATACATCTGCTGTTAAAGATGAATTACTTGAGGaatcaaatgaaataaagaCAACAAGTGATAAGCCACTACGAGATCCTTCTGTTGTACAGTATTCAGTGAACTCTACTGCACTTGTAGGAGACGCTGATTTA GATTTTGAAATAACTGAGAAGGGTTTCCAACACCCTTCTGAGGGACAATCAAACTTTGAACCAATATTTCGTTCTGGAAGTTGTGCTGAGAAAGGACCCAAACAGTACATGGAGGATGAACATATCTGTATAGATGATCTAATCATACATGTTAATGAAATTGCAGGTTCCACTTCCCCTGCAGCATTTTATGGG GTCTTTGATGGCCATGGGGGTACTGATGCAGCATTATTTGTGAGGAATAATATTCTCAAGTTCATAATGGAGGACCCCTGTTTTCCCATGTGTTTAGAGAAGGCACTCAAGAATGCTTTTCTGAAAGCTGACTATGCTTTTGCCGACGATAGTTCTATTGACATATACTCTGGCACCACAGCATTGACAGCTCTAATGTTTGGAAG AAACATGATCGTTGCTAATGCAGGAGATTGTCGTGCTGTGCTAGGGAAACGAGGTAAAGCCATTGAGTTGTCTAAGGACCACAAACCAAATAGCGCATCTGAAAGACATCGAATAGAAAAACTTGGAGGAGTCATATATGACGGATACTTAAACGGACAGTTATCTATAGCACGTGCCTTGGGGGATTGGCACATGAAAGGCCCAAAAGGTTCTGCCTACCCCTTGAGTGCAGAGCCGGAGTTGCAGGAAACATTGTTGACCGAGGATGATGAGTTCCTAATTATGGGTTGCGATGGTCTATGGGATGTTATGAGCAGCCAATGTGCTGTTACGATGGCCAGGAAAGAACTCATGCTACATAATGACCCAGAAAGATGTTCAAGAGAACTGGTAAGGGAAGCCCTCAAGCGCAACACATGTGATAACTTAACAGTCATTgtaatttgtttttctcctGATCCTCCACCTAGGATTGAAATTCCTCCTACTCGAATATGTAGAAGCATATCAGTTGAAGGACTGAATCTTCTAAAAAGTGTATTGGAAAGCAACTCATAA
- the LOC101263409 gene encoding probable protein phosphatase 2C 27 isoform X2, whose protein sequence is MHMAAYTDFSPPFAIVEGSYSKENTSAVKDELLEESNEIKTTSDKPLRDPSVVQYSVNSTALVGDADLVFDGHGGTDAALFVRNNILKFIMEDPCFPMCLEKALKNAFLKADYAFADDSSIDIYSGTTALTALMFGRNMIVANAGDCRAVLGKRGKAIELSKDHKPNSASERHRIEKLGGVIYDGYLNGQLSIARALGDWHMKGPKGSAYPLSAEPELQETLLTEDDEFLIMGCDGLWDVMSSQCAVTMARKELMLHNDPERCSRELVREALKRNTCDNLTVIVICFSPDPPPRIEIPPTRICRSISVEGLNLLKSVLESNS, encoded by the exons ATGCATATGGCTGCATATACAGATTTTTCACCACCATTTGCTATAGTAGAAGGGAGTTACAGTAAGGAGAATACATCTGCTGTTAAAGATGAATTACTTGAGGaatcaaatgaaataaagaCAACAAGTGATAAGCCACTACGAGATCCTTCTGTTGTACAGTATTCAGTGAACTCTACTGCACTTGTAGGAGACGCTGATTTA GTCTTTGATGGCCATGGGGGTACTGATGCAGCATTATTTGTGAGGAATAATATTCTCAAGTTCATAATGGAGGACCCCTGTTTTCCCATGTGTTTAGAGAAGGCACTCAAGAATGCTTTTCTGAAAGCTGACTATGCTTTTGCCGACGATAGTTCTATTGACATATACTCTGGCACCACAGCATTGACAGCTCTAATGTTTGGAAG AAACATGATCGTTGCTAATGCAGGAGATTGTCGTGCTGTGCTAGGGAAACGAGGTAAAGCCATTGAGTTGTCTAAGGACCACAAACCAAATAGCGCATCTGAAAGACATCGAATAGAAAAACTTGGAGGAGTCATATATGACGGATACTTAAACGGACAGTTATCTATAGCACGTGCCTTGGGGGATTGGCACATGAAAGGCCCAAAAGGTTCTGCCTACCCCTTGAGTGCAGAGCCGGAGTTGCAGGAAACATTGTTGACCGAGGATGATGAGTTCCTAATTATGGGTTGCGATGGTCTATGGGATGTTATGAGCAGCCAATGTGCTGTTACGATGGCCAGGAAAGAACTCATGCTACATAATGACCCAGAAAGATGTTCAAGAGAACTGGTAAGGGAAGCCCTCAAGCGCAACACATGTGATAACTTAACAGTCATTgtaatttgtttttctcctGATCCTCCACCTAGGATTGAAATTCCTCCTACTCGAATATGTAGAAGCATATCAGTTGAAGGACTGAATCTTCTAAAAAGTGTATTGGAAAGCAACTCATAA